A DNA window from Setaria viridis chromosome 2, Setaria_viridis_v4.0, whole genome shotgun sequence contains the following coding sequences:
- the LOC117846505 gene encoding L-type lectin-domain containing receptor kinase SIT2, with translation MSSSSSMLQNCKRLLSISLCVIIIAVGVKVDASGAAADQFVYSGFAGANVTLDGAAVVTPSGLLELTNGTLRQKAHAIHPAPLRFRNGTPETARSFSASFVFGILCPDTDACGHGIVLFVAPGSYDLSAAFPSQYIGLVNGTTNGNAGDHLFGVELDTAQNNEFRDIDGNHVGVDVDSLESVSSATAGYYDDRGGGGAFRNLTLASGEAMRVWVDYDGEEKRIDVTMAPLRMAKPSKPLLSTAYDLSTVLTDVARVGFSSATGSFNSRHYVLGWSFAMDGPAPAIDISKLPKLPRFGPKHRARLAEIVPPVATAGLILAVGAIVVLLVRRRLRYSEVQEDWEVEFGPHRFSYKDLFNATEGFKNKNLLGVGGFGRVYKGVLPGSKMEIAVKKVSHDSKQGMKEFIAEVVSIGRLQHRNLVQLLGYCRRKGELLLVYEYMSNGSLDKHLYGGSDKPILDWDRRFKIIKGIAAGLLYLHEEWEKVIIHRDIKASNVLLDNDVHGRLGDFGLARLYDHGANPHTTHVVGTIGYLAPELGRTSKATPLTDVFAFGIFVLEVTCGQRPIKQNSNGDQLLLMDWVADHWHKGSLTDTVDARLHGSYNVGEASLALKIGLLCSHPLSGARPSMRQVIKYLNGDMPLPELNPTLQSFESLALMQNEGFDSTDFSSALAAQYMGLANIDDNGNATNRFFAAEIDTVENVEFQDINNNHVGVDINGLHSLEAHAAGYYDDTNGSFHGMNLISGEVMQAWVDYDGEAARINVTIAPIAVTKPVRPLVSARCNLSNVLREPSYIGFSSATGPINSHHYILGWSFAMDGFAPAIDIAKLPKLPRLGPKPRSKVLEILVPIATAAFIVTLGTLVVVVVRRRMRYAELREDWEVDFGPHRFSYKDLFHATDGFEDKHLLGKGGFGRVYKGLLPKSKVEVAVKRVSHESRQGMKEFVAEVASIGRIRHRNLVQLLGYCRRKGELLLVYDYMSNGSLDKYLHYEVEGPTLDWAQRFQIIKGVASGLLYLHEKWDKVVVHRDIKASNVLLDKEMNGRLGDFGLARLYDHGTDPQTTHMVGTMGYLAPELLRTGKASPLTDVFAFGTFLLEVTCGQRPIKEGAQGDQLLLVDWVLDHWHNGTLLETVDTRLQGNYNTDEAYLVLKLGLLCSHPSASSRPNMQNVLDYLDGHAPVPELASTPLSFNILALLQNKGLDPYIVSCPPSSMMSFGTISDLSGGR, from the exons ATGTCGTCATCCTCGTCCATGCTTCAAAATTGCAAGAGACTGCTTAGCATCAGCCTGTGTGTAATAATCATCGCcgtcggcgtcaaggtcgacgcgtccggcgccgccgccgaccagtTCGTCTACTCCGGCTTCGCGGGCGCCAACGTCACCCTCGACGGCGCGGCCGTGGTCACGCCATCGGGCCTGCTCGAGCTCACCAACGGCACGCTCCGGCAGAAGGCGCACGCCATCCACCCTGCGCCCCTCCGCTTCCGGAACGGCACGCCGGAGACGGCGCGGTCCTTCTCGGCGTCCTTCGTGTTCGGCATCCTCTGCCCGGACACTGACGCCTGCGGCCACGGCATCGTCCTCTTCGTCGCCCCGGGGAGCTACGACCTGTCCGCCGCGTTCCCGAGCCAGTACATCGGCCTCGTCAACGGCACGACCAACGGCAATGCCGGCGACCACCTCTTCGGCGTCGAGCTCGACACCGCCCAGAACAACGAGTTCCGGGACATCGACGGCAACCACGTCGGCGTCGACGTCGACAGCCTCGAGTCCGTGTCCTCGGCCACCGCCGGCTACTACGatgatcgcggcggcggcggcgccttccGCAACCTGACCTTGGCTAGCGGCGAGGCGATGCGGGTGTGGGTGGACTACGACGGCGAGGAGAAGCGGATCGACGTGACCATGGCTCCCCTGAGAATGGCCAAACCGAGCAAGCCGCTGCTCTCCACCGCCTACGACCTGTCCACGGTGCTCACCGATGTGGCTCGCGTGGGCTTCTCCTCGGCGACAGGCTCCTTCAACTCACGGCACTATGTTCTTGGTTGGAGCTTCGCCATGGACGGACCTGCTCCGGCCATTGACATCTCCAAGTTGCCAAAGCTGCCTCGCTTTGGTCCCAAGCACCGAGCCAGATTGGCCGAGATCGTACCGCCGGTAGCCACCGCAGGGCTCATCTTGGCCGTGGGTGCCATTGTGGTTCTGCTGGTGCGGAGACGGTTGCGGTACAGCGAGGTCCAGGAAGATTGGGAGGTTGAGTTTGGGCCACATCGGTTCTCGTACAAGGATTTGTTCAACGCAACCGAAGGATTCAAGAACAAGAACCTACTCGGTGTCGGAGGGTTTGGGAGGGTGTACAAGGGTGTGCTTCCAGGGTCAAAAATGGAGATCGCCGTCAAGAAAGTGTCGCACGACTCAAAGCAGGGCATGAAGGAATTCATAGCAGAGGTTGTCAGCATTGGCCGCTTGCAGCACCGTAACCTTGTGCAGTTGCTTGGTTACTGCAGGCGAAAGGGTGAACTTCTCTTGGTCTACGAGTACATGTCGAATGGGAGCCTTGATAAGCACTTGTATGGTGGTAGTGATAAGCCAATTCTAGATTGGGACCGGAGGTTCAAGATCATCAAGGGAATCGCTGCCGGGTTACTCTATCTCCACGAGGAGTGGGAGAAAGTAATCATCCACCGTGATATCAAGGCAAGCAATGTGTTGCTTGACAATGACGTGCATGGTCGACTTGGTGACTTCGGCCTCGCGAGGTTGTATGATCACGGTGCCAACCCACATACCACTCATGTGGTTGGAACCATAGGGTACCTAGCTCCTGAGCTTGGGCGCACAAGTAAAGCAACCCCTCTGACCGATGTGTTCGCCTTCGGCATATTCGTTCTTGAAGTCACTTGTGGACAAAGGCCCATCAAGCAAAATTCAAACGGTGACCAACTCTTGCTGATGGATTGGGTTGCTGACCATTGGCACAAAGGATCACTGACCGATACCGTGGATGCTAGGCTCCATGGAAGCTACAACGTTGGTGAGGCATCCCTAGCGCTCAAGATAGGATTGCTATGCTCACACCCCCTTTCCGGTGCGAGGCCTAGCATGCGCCAAGTCATCAAGTACCTCAACGGAGATATGCCACTACCGGAGCTGAATCCGACACTTCAAAGCTTTGAATCTCTTGCGCTGATGCAAAACGAAGGGTTTGACTC CACGGACTTCTCCTCCGCGCTGGCCGCGCAGTACATGGGCCTCGCCAACATCGACGACAACGGCAACGCGACGAACCGCTTCTTCGCCGCCGAGATCGACACCGTGGAGAACGTGGAGTTCCAGGACATCAACAACAACCACGTCGGCGTCGACATCAACGGCCTCCACTCCCTCGAGGCGCACGCCGCGGGGTACTACGACGACACCAACGGGAGCTTCCATGGCATGAACCTGATCAGCGGCGAGGTGATGCAGGCGTGGGTGGATTACGACGGAGAGGCCGCGAGGATCAACGTCACCATCGCTCCCATTGCCGTGACCAAACCAGTAAGGCCACTCGTCTCTGCAAGGTGCAACCTCTCCAATGTGCTCAGGGAGCCGTCATACATTGGCTTCTCATCCGCGACCGGCCCGATAAACTCTCACCACTACATTCTTGGCTGGAGCTTCGCCATGGACGGATTTGCTCCGGCGATCGACATCGCCAAGCTGCCAAAGCTACCTCGCCTCGGCCCGAAGCCTCGATCCAAGGTCTTGGAAATCTTGGTGCCGATTGCCACGGCAGCTTTCATTGTCACCCTAGGCACTCTTGTAGTTGTAGTCGTTAGAAGAAGAATGAGGTATGCCGAGCTCCGGGAGGATTGGGAGGTCGATTTTGGGCCTCACCGGTTCTCGTATAAGGATTTGTTCCATGCTACCGATGGGTTCGAGGACAAGCATCTTCTCGGGAAAGGAGGGTTTGGAAGGGTGTATAAAGGACTCCTTCCGAAATCTAAAGTGGAGGTGGCCGTGAAGAGGGTGTCACATGAGTCGAGGCAGGGAATGAAGGAGTTTGTTGCCGAGGTTGCTAGTATTGGCCGCATCCGACACCGTAACCTTGTGCAGTTACTTGGCTATTGTCGGAGGAAAGGTGAACTCCTTTTGGTGTATGACTACATGTCTAATGGCAGCCTAGACAAATACCTGCATTACGAAGTGGAGGGACCAACGTTGGATTGGGCTCAGAGGTTTCAAATCATCAAAGGAGTTGCATCTGGTTTGTTATACCTTCATGAGAAGTGGGATAAAGTTGTCGTTCACCGGGATATCAAGGCCAGCAATGTGCTCCTCGACAAAGAAATGAATGGGCGGCTTGGTGACTTTGGCCTTGCAAGGTTATATGACCATGGCACCGATCCCCAAACCACTCATATGGTTGGCACCATGGGTTACTTAGCTCCAGAGCTACTGCGCACAGGCAAGGCATCACCTCTCACTGATGTTTTTGCTTTTGGCACATTCCTCCTTGAGGTAACATGTGGGCAAAGGCCAATCAAGGAAGGCGCACAAGGCGATCAACTGTTGTTGGTCGATTGGGTACTCGATCATTGGCACAACGGGACTCTCCTTGAGACAGTGGATACAAGGCTGCAAGGCAACTATAACACTGATGAAGCATACCTTGTGCTAAAGCTTGGACTGCTCTGCTCACACCCATCTGCAAGCTCAAGGCCAAACATGCAAAATGTCTTGGATTACCTTGATGGACATGCACCGGTTCCAGAATTGGCATCAACACCACTGAGCTTCAACATACTAGCCCTTTTGCAAAACAAGGGATTGGATCCATATATTGTGTCATGCCCTCCATCATCAATGATGAGCTTCGGAACTATATCTGATCTATCAGGAGGGAGATGA